In one window of Bacillota bacterium DNA:
- a CDS encoding transcriptional regulator: MKLHEVKEILHAEVIYGEEMLDIDVSSGFGCDLISDSLCFSRPDCLLITGLTNVQIVRVADMVEARAIMFVRGKRPGEDVIQLAKENRIPLLVTKRFLFESCGILYQQGLHSS, from the coding sequence ATTAAACTTCATGAGGTTAAAGAAATATTGCATGCAGAAGTAATTTACGGGGAAGAAATGTTGGATATTGACGTCAGTTCCGGCTTTGGGTGTGACCTGATCAGTGATTCACTTTGTTTTTCCAGGCCGGACTGTTTATTAATTACCGGCCTTACCAATGTTCAGATTGTCCGCGTGGCAGATATGGTAGAGGCTAGGGCCATTATGTTTGTGCGGGGAAAAAGGCCGGGAGAGGATGTTATCCAATTGGCTAAGGAAAATAGAATTCCTCTTTTGGTTACTAAGCGGTTTCTTTTTGAAAGCTGCGGGATTTTGTACCAGCAAGGTTTGCACAGCTCTTAA
- a CDS encoding anti-sigma regulatory factor, with amino-acid sequence MEMTFDVKSMDFKRAGEAAAKIKKALQLVGMEIDTVRRAVIVAYEAEMNIVIHARQGTLTAKVHPDRLEIEANDEGPGIPDIDLAFQEGYSTAPEHVREMGFGAGMGLPNIKRFSDELEIESKIDVGTQLKTIIYNQTSGE; translated from the coding sequence GTGGAAATGACGTTTGATGTTAAAAGCATGGACTTTAAAAGGGCGGGAGAAGCGGCCGCTAAGATTAAAAAGGCTCTCCAACTGGTGGGAATGGAAATTGACACCGTTAGACGGGCCGTTATAGTGGCCTACGAGGCCGAAATGAATATTGTGATCCATGCCCGTCAGGGTACTTTGACGGCAAAAGTGCACCCTGACCGGTTAGAAATAGAAGCCAATGACGAAGGCCCCGGCATTCCTGATATAGACCTGGCCTTTCAGGAAGGGTACTCAACAGCACCGGAACATGTGCGTGAAATGGGTTTTGGTGCCGGAATGGGCCTGCCTAATATTAAAAGGTTTTCTGACGAGCTAGAGATAGAGTCCAAAATTGATGTCGGTACACAGCTCAAGACAATAATTTATAACCAGACAAGTGGTGAGTAA
- a CDS encoding 4Fe-4S dicluster domain-containing protein, with product MQKYFHSVMLEKENCKGCTNCIKHCPTEAIRVREGQARIIEQLCIDCGECIRRCPNHAKLAITDTLDRLNDYKYTIALPAPSFYAQFGPGVMPHHVLGVLLELGFDHFYEVAVGAEAVSAYLRRYLDQSQRPRPLISSACPAVVRTMQVRFPGLLENIVPIETPMEVSARIAREEAMEKHGLKDEEIGVFFITPCPAKVTAIKQPFGERSYVDGAISMSSIYGEVLNRLNSTGSNLKSTLSPVQGVGWGKTGGENHAIKDHSLLAVDGIHNVINVLEEIERGGLYDIDYIEAQACTGGCIGGPLVPQNPFVSRVRMESLLKELGTRGEQELNVPSDDQFYRLSETILPRPTLKLSDDVNQAIQMLEEVERIYADLPGLDCGSCGSPHCRALAEDIVRGSAETSFCVFKLRDKLQQLAREIVDLSHMQPPAMGRVANGSKEDAKKDEFME from the coding sequence ATGCAAAAATATTTTCACTCCGTGATGTTGGAGAAAGAAAACTGCAAAGGATGTACTAACTGTATTAAACACTGTCCCACAGAAGCTATCCGGGTACGCGAAGGACAAGCCCGGATTATTGAGCAGCTGTGTATTGACTGCGGAGAGTGTATTCGGCGCTGCCCGAACCATGCTAAGCTTGCCATCACGGATACTTTAGACCGCTTAAATGATTATAAATATACCATTGCCCTTCCGGCCCCTTCTTTCTATGCCCAATTTGGGCCGGGAGTAATGCCCCACCATGTTTTAGGGGTGCTGTTGGAACTAGGTTTTGATCACTTTTACGAGGTGGCTGTGGGTGCGGAGGCTGTCTCTGCATATTTACGCCGGTATCTTGATCAAAGCCAACGGCCCAGGCCTTTGATTTCGTCGGCCTGCCCGGCTGTGGTGAGGACCATGCAGGTGCGTTTCCCCGGTCTTTTAGAAAATATTGTGCCCATTGAAACTCCTATGGAAGTTTCGGCGCGCATAGCCAGGGAAGAGGCCATGGAAAAACACGGCTTAAAGGATGAAGAAATAGGTGTCTTTTTCATTACTCCCTGTCCGGCCAAGGTTACAGCAATCAAGCAGCCTTTTGGAGAGCGGTCGTATGTGGACGGTGCCATTTCTATGTCTTCTATTTATGGTGAAGTTCTTAACCGGCTTAACTCTACCGGCTCTAATTTGAAAAGCACATTATCCCCGGTCCAAGGTGTGGGGTGGGGGAAGACAGGCGGGGAAAATCATGCTATCAAGGACCATTCCCTGCTGGCAGTGGATGGTATCCACAACGTAATTAATGTGCTGGAGGAAATAGAGCGGGGAGGGCTTTATGATATAGATTATATAGAGGCTCAGGCCTGCACCGGAGGGTGCATAGGCGGCCCACTGGTACCTCAAAACCCCTTTGTTTCACGAGTTCGTATGGAAAGTTTATTGAAAGAGCTGGGTACACGCGGGGAGCAGGAATTGAACGTCCCTTCAGACGACCAATTCTACCGGCTGTCAGAGACTATCCTCCCGCGTCCCACTCTGAAACTGAGTGATGATGTTAACCAGGCCATTCAAATGCTGGAAGAGGTGGAAAGAATCTATGCAGACCTTCCCGGCCTGGACTGCGGTTCCTGCGGTTCACCTCACTGCCGGGCATTGGCAGAGGATATTGTCAGGGGCAGTGCTGAAACATCTTTTTGCGTTTTTAAACTCAGGGATAAACTACAGCAGCTGGCCAGGGAGATTGTAGACTTATCTCATATGCAGCCGCCGGCAATGGGGCGGGTGGCCAATGGCAGCAAGGAGGATGCTAAAAAAGATGAGTTTATGGAATAA
- a CDS encoding NAD(P)H-dependent oxidoreductase subunit E, with the protein MSEALTCDDRLTQEYLDIVDKIIKPYRGQPGNLIQVLHKAQSRVGFLPREVQVKVADGLGVPLTKVYGVVSFYSFFNTLPKGKHKITICAGTACYVRGAKQLINQLKEDMDLEPGGTTEDGMFSLDLVRCIGACGLGPVVTVDDEVYGKVHREKLTKIMAKYKEE; encoded by the coding sequence ATGTCAGAGGCCCTTACATGTGACGACCGGTTAACCCAGGAGTATCTGGATATTGTGGACAAGATAATAAAGCCTTATCGCGGGCAGCCCGGTAATTTAATACAAGTGCTGCATAAGGCTCAAAGCAGGGTGGGTTTCCTGCCCCGTGAAGTACAGGTAAAAGTAGCTGACGGGCTCGGCGTACCATTAACCAAGGTGTACGGCGTAGTTTCGTTTTATTCTTTTTTTAATACACTGCCCAAGGGTAAGCACAAAATTACTATTTGTGCGGGAACTGCCTGCTATGTGCGGGGAGCCAAGCAGTTGATCAATCAACTAAAAGAGGATATGGACCTTGAGCCCGGAGGCACCACTGAAGACGGAATGTTCTCACTTGATCTTGTGCGCTGTATTGGTGCCTGCGGTCTGGGTCCGGTAGTCACAGTGGACGATGAAGTGTATGGAAAAGTACATAGGGAGAAGCTGACCAAAATTATGGCCAAATATAAAGAGGAGTGA